The region AGCTTTGCGGAAAGTTCGGGGCGGGGGATTTTCAATTTTTGGGGGGGGCGAACGACTAAATGGGCAAGTAGGAGGAAGGAGGGCCGGGGAGCGGACAGCTCGCGCTCCGACTCCCGCAAGAGATTGCGCCTTGGATGGCCCTCCCTTCCATTTCTTCCGAGCGTCCATAAATATACCCTCGATTCCAGCAGGCGTCAAACTTCGCGTCCAATCCTGAAAAGGTTGAACCGTGCCGTGTGGAATGAGTACAATGGGGTCAGATCGAGGAGGAAGAGAGATGCCTTTCATCAAGAGAAAGAAGCCCGGCCTGCCGACCTTGGCGGTGTTCGTTCCCTGCGACCCGCGCATCGACGAGGCCTCGCGATCCCGCGCCTTCGCCATCGGCGTGCGGACGGCCCGTCTGCTAGCCGACCGGCTCCGCCTCCCCGATGGGTCCGCGCCCAATGTCGTCCATGCATCCCGCCTGGTCGATAACGAGAAGACCGCCGACGAGGCGGCTCTGGAGCTGCGGGAAGCCGGGGCGGAAGCCTTGTTCATCGTCCCCGACACTTGGTTCTTCCCCGGCAAGACGGCCATGGCCCTGACGGCCCATTTCCCCGCCTCGACTCCGCTGGCCTGCGTCGGCGGTAACAACGCCCCCAAGCCCGGGGTCGTGGGCATCGACGCGCTGGTCGGGGCCTATGCCCAGACCGGGCGGCTTTGCCCGATGGTCATCGGGACGATGCCGGAGACCGGCGCCGACCCCGATTACGACGACAAGACCAAGGACGAAATCGTCGACCTGGCCTATGCCGTGCTGACCGTGGTCGCCCTGCGCGGCCGGCGGTTCCTCTCGGTGGACACCGACTCGATGCAGATGGAGACCGCGCTCAATCATGTCCATGCCACCCGCCGCTTCCTGGGCCTGGAATCGACCCGGGAATCGATGAAGATCTTCGCCGACATGCTGCGCAAGAAAGGCGGCTACGACCCCCAGGAGCTGCGGGCTCTTCGCGAATGGGCCCTCAACGTCAAGTTCGGCGGCCGGATCTTCAACAACACCGTCGAGATCATCAACAAAAGCTACCGGATCTATACCGGGGGCAACGTCAAGCCGCCGGCCCTGACGGCGGAAGATCGCCGTATGCTGGACGACGGGCTGGCCCTGTACCTCATCATCAGAAATGCCATGGCCGAGGTCGGGGCCGTGGCCGGAGGCTGGACGAACCAATTGGCCTGGGGTTCGGACCGCCGCGGCCTGCCCATGACCACCGCCGACATCGCCGAGTCGCTCTTCAACTCCAGCCGGGACCATAACGGCCCCAAACCGGTTGTGCCGTTCGCCACGGAGAACGACATCCAGGGCCTGCTGACGATGATCACCCAGTGCTGGCTCTCGGGCGGGCGCCCGACGCTGTTCATGGACTTCCGCAAGGTCTACGAGCCCTGGGAGATCGAGAAAAACGCCCGCGAGCTGGGCCTCGACCTCAAGCCCTTCCGGGACGCCGCCTGGATGAAACGGGGTTTTATCGACGGCAACAACAGCGGCAGCGCCTCGCTCGATTTCTCCGAACGGGCTTATCTATTCAAGGCCGTCAAACACTATTTCCCCGGCGGCGGGTTCTCGGTCGGGTTCGTCTCGCCCAAGGGGCTCAAGGGGATGGCGGGACGGATCGGCTACTCGGATCTAAGCGGGATGTTCACCATGATCCAGGGCGAGGCTGAAAGCCAGGAACTGCCCGGCCCGCTGTTGGAGCGCGTTTGCCACGCCTCCGATTATTCCTGGCCGCACACCTTCCTGACCTTCGAGCACGTGCCTTCGCACCTGGTCAAGGTCGGCATCCCGGCCAACCATCTGCACATGGTCACCGGGTTGCCGCGGCGCCGTTGGCAGCACTTCTCGGATTACACCCTGATTCTGAATCACCCTTGGGAGAACGCGCCCGAGCACGTCGAAGGCCTGGATCGCCCCCAGCCCATGCTCTGGCGGCTGAACGGGGGGGAGACGACGGCCAAGATGAAGCTGGCCGCCCGGGCTTAAAAGTAACTCAAAACATCCTCCGGGCGGGTCACGAGGGCATGGGCGCCATTGGCCAATAGCTCGTTCTCCGTCCGGAAGCCCCATAGGGCCCCGACCGCGAACATACCGGCCGCGACGGCTGTCTGCATGTCCGTGTTCGTGTCCCCCAGGTAGAGAATCTCGGCCGGCGGCAGGCTGAGGGCGGCCGCGATCTCGAGCGCGGCGGCAGGATCGGGCTTGATCGCCACGTTTTCGCGCGCCCCGAAGACGAAACGGAAGGGGAACCCCGGAAAATATCGGTTGACGACGTCCACGGTCGCCGGTTGGGGCTTGTTGGAAAGGATCGAAAGGGAGATGCCGCGCGCGCGCAGCGCCTCCAGCATCGCGACGATCCCGGGGTAGGGCTTGGTCTTGATCATGCACCGCCGGCTGTATTCGGCCCGCATGGCCGCGGTCAGCTTCGCCGTGAACGTCGGATCATCGCGCCGGCTCTCGGGCAGGGCTCGATGAATGAAGGTCGCCAGCCCATCGCCGACTAGGAGCCTGCACTCGCCGACGGTCTTCTCCGGGAACCCGTAAGCGGCCAAGGCCGCGTTCATGGAATCGGTCAGGTCCTCGATCGTGTCGAGGAGGGTGCCGTCGAGGTCGAAGATCGCTGCGCGCCGTTTCATGGGAGTCTCCGTGGAAGCGGTATTCTACCATATGCCGCTGTATCCCTCGCGAGGAGACTCGAAGCGATCCTCCTGACGAGGGCGAGCAGAGCCTCGCCTTGCCGGGCCCTGGGAAATAGTGTAAAAACGGATCG is a window of Candidatus Aminicenantes bacterium DNA encoding:
- a CDS encoding HAD family hydrolase, whose amino-acid sequence is MKRRAAIFDLDGTLLDTIEDLTDSMNAALAAYGFPEKTVGECRLLVGDGLATFIHRALPESRRDDPTFTAKLTAAMRAEYSRRCMIKTKPYPGIVAMLEALRARGISLSILSNKPQPATVDVVNRYFPGFPFRFVFGARENVAIKPDPAAALEIAAALSLPPAEILYLGDTNTDMQTAVAAGMFAVGALWGFRTENELLANGAHALVTRPEDVLSYF